In a single window of the Brachionichthys hirsutus isolate HB-005 chromosome 18, CSIRO-AGI_Bhir_v1, whole genome shotgun sequence genome:
- the LOC137907630 gene encoding thrombospondin-1-like — MMLCGIFLLLMLWSCDSTRISVGHDDHTVYDLFDLIRVNKRHHGVTLVKGADPRIPAYRVLNADLIPPIPDSHFKDLLDSIQAERGFLLLASLKQSRKTRGSILTIEKNDGSGPIFEIISNGRDNTLDVVYSSMNEQQVVSIDEANLATGHWKNITLFVQDDRVQLFVGCEEIDVSDMDLPIHKVLSQDVADIATLRIGKGAVKDRFLGVLQNVRFMFGTTLDVILRNKGCESGATLTDFMTLNNPVNSSSPTIRTDFTGHTDKDLESVCRFSCKEFAKMYEELKGLDIFVKNLSIQLGKVKQDNAELKIQVIKYSGVCIHNGIMYKDNQEWTVDNCTECTCKNSATVCRKISCPLIPCANATVPDGECCPRCGTPDWSPWSDWTPCSVTCGRGIQQRGRSCDRINSNCEGTSVQTRDCYPQECDKRFKQDGKWSHWSPWSSCSATCGEGVITRIRLCNSPTPQMGGKDCEGEGRQNEICRKSPCPIDGGWGPWSPWNTCTVSCGGGIQIRKRRCSDPMPKYGGKDCVGGGAMSQVCNKQDCPIDGCLSNPCFTGAKCTSFPDGTFKCGKCPLGYTGNGIACKDIDECKEVPDACHTFNGVHRCQNTDPGYNCLPCPARFSGSQPFGRGVEQATAKKQVCKPRNPCKDGNHDCHKNANCIYLGVYSDSMFRCECKPGYAGNGRICGEDTDLDGWPNTDLVCVENATYHCKKDNCPQLPNSGQEDHDKDGFGDECDHDDDNDGIPDDRDNCPRLYNPAQYDADRDDVGDRCDNCVYEANPDQADTDNNGEGDACAVDIDGDGILNENDNCPYVYNVDQRDTDRDGVGDHCDNCPLEHNPDQIDSDSDRVGDKCDNNQDIDEDGHQNNLDNCPYIPNANQADHDKDGKGDACDHDDDNDGIPDDKDNCRLAFNPDQVDSDGDGRGDVCKDDFDQDSVLDVDDVCPENFAISETDFRRFQMVPLDPKGTSQIDPNWVVRHQGKELVQTVNCDPGIAVGFDEFSAVDFSGTFFINTDRDDDYAGFVFGYQSSSRFYTVMWKQITQTYWSHTPTRAQGYSGLSIKVVNSTTGPGEHLRNALWHTGDTAGQVRTLWHDPKKIGWKDFTAYRWHLIHRPKSGLIRVIMYEGKRIMADSGNIYDKTYAGGRLGLYVFSQEMVYFSDLKYECRDT; from the exons ATGATGCTGTGTGGCATCTTTTTGCTTTTGATGCTTTGGAGTTGTGACAGCACTAGAATATCAG TCGGCCATGATGATCACACTGTATATGACCTATTTGATCTGATCCGAGTAAACAAGAGACACCATGGAGTGACGTTGGTCAAAGGTGCAGATCCTCGTATCCCTGCATACAGGGTCCTGAATGCTGACCTGATCCCCCCAATCCCTGACAGCCATTTCAAGGACCTCCTCGACTCCATCCAAGCCGAGCGGggcttcctcctcctggccAGCTTGAAGCAGTCCCGGAAAACCAGAGGAAGCATTTTGACCATTGAGAAAAATGATGGATCTGGACCGATTTTTGAGATAATTTCCAACGGGAGGGATAATACTCTGGATGTGGTCTACTCCAGCATGAATGAGCAGCAGGTCGTGTCCATTGACGAGGCAAATTTGGCCACTGGCCACTGGAAAAACATCACACTGTTTGTTCAGGATGACAGAGTGCAGCTTTTTGTTGGCTGTGAGGAGATCGATGTATCTGATATGGATTTGCCAATCCATAAAGTGCTGTCCCAGGATGTGGCAGACATTGCTACACTCAGGATTGGAAAGGGAGCTGTGAAGGACAGATTCTTG GGAGTGCTTCAGAATGTGCGATTTATGTTTGGGACCACTCTGGATGTCATACTGAGAAATAAGGGATGCGAGAGTGGAG CTACTTTGACGGACTTCATGACTCTGAACAACCCAGTAAATAGCTCCAGCCCCACCATTAGGACTGATTTCACTGGACACACTGACAAAG ATCTAGAGTCTGTCTGCAGATTCTCTTGCAAGGAATTCGCCAAAATGTATGAGGAACTCAAGGGACTCGATATTTTTGTTAAAAACCTGTCGATTCAGCTCGGCAAAGTG AAACAGGACAACGCTGAACTCAAAATCCAAGTGATCAAATACAGTGGAGTGTGCATCCACAATGGCATCATGTACAAGGATAACCAGGAATGGACTGTGGATAACTGCACCGAGTGTACCTGCAAG AACTCTGCTACTGTTTGTCGCAAAATCTCCTGCCCGCTAATCCCATGTGCTAACGCCACCGTGCCTGACGGAGAGTGCTGCCCTCGCTGTGGGACAC CTGATTGGTCGCCCTGGTCTGATTGGACTCCTTGTTCGGTGACTTGCGGTCGTGGCATCCAGCAGCGCGGACGCTCCTGTGACCGCATCAACAGCAACTGTGAGGGCACCTCTGTCCAGACCCGCGACTGCTACCCTCAGGAATGTGACAAACGCT TCAAACAGGATGGTAAATGGAGCCACTGGTCTCCCTGGTCTTCGTGCTCTGCCACCTGTGGAGAGGGCGTAATCACCCGCATACGGCTCTGTAACTCCCCGACACCCCAGATGGGTGGCAAGGACTGCGAGGGAGAAGGACGTCAAAATGAAATCTGCAGAAAGTCTCCTTGCCCAA TCGATGGGGGTTGGGGACCTTGGTCACCGTGGAACACCTGCACTGTCAGCTGTGGAGGTGGAATCCAGATCCGTAAACGTCGCTGTTCTGACCCTATGCCTAAATATGGAGGAAAGGATTGTGTTGGTGGTGGTGCTATGTCACAAGTGTGCAACAAACAGGACTGCCCGATTG ATGGTTGCCTCTCTAACCCTTGCTTCACCGGCGCAAAATGCACCAGCTTTCCTGATGGCACTTTCAAATGTGGCAAGTGTCCACTTGGCTACACTGGAAATGGCATCGCCTGTAAAGACATTGACGAGTGTAAAGAGGTCCCTGATGCCTGCCATACATTTAACGGAGTCCATCGCTGTCAGAACACTGATCCCGGTTACAACTGTTTGCCCTGCCCTGCACGTTTCTCTGGCTCTCAGCCCTTTGGAAGAGGGGTGGAGCAGGCAACGGCTAAAAAACAG GTTTGCAAACCACGTAACCCTTGCAAGGATGGTAACCATGACTGCCATAAAAATGCAAATTGCATCTACTTGGGCGTCTACTCCGATTCTATGTTCCGCTGTGAGTGCAAGCCAGGGTATGCTGGGAATGGCCGTATTTGCGGAGAAGATACTGACCTGGATGGTTGGCCTAACACTGACCTGGTGTGTGTGGAGAATGCCACTTATCACTGCAAAAAG GATAATTGCCCCCAACTTCCCAACTCTGGCCAGGAAGATCATGACAAAGACGGCTTTGGTGATGAATGTGACCATGACGATGACAATGATGGGATCCCAGATGATAGA GACAATTGCCCAAGACTCTACAACCCTGCCCAGTATGATGCCGACAGAGATGATGTTGGTGATCGATGCGACAACTGTGTGTACGAGGCCAACCCCGACCAAGCTGACACTGACAACAATGGAGAGGGTGATGCCTGCGCGGTTGATATTGATGGCGATG GCATTCTGAACGAGAACGACAATTGCCCGTATGTTTATAATGTGGACCAGAGAGATACTGACAGGGATGGAGTGGGGGACCATTGTGACAACTGTCCTCTGGAGCACAACCCTGATCAG ATTGACTCTGACTCAGATCGCGTAGGAGACAAGTGCGACAACAACCAGGACATTGATGAGGATGGTCATCAGAACAACTTGGACAACTGCCCCTATATTCCCAACGCCAACCAGGCTGACCACGACAAAGATGGCAAGGGTGACGCATGTGACCACGATGACGACAACGACGGCATTCCTGATGACAAGGATAACTGTAGACTGGCCTTTAACCCTGACCAGGTGGACTCTGATG GTGATGGCCGGGGTGATGTGTGCAAAGACGATTTTGACCAAGACAGTGTTCTGGATGTTGATGACGTGTGCCCGGAGAACTTTGCCATCAGTGAAACAGACTTCCGCAGATTCCAAATGGTTCCTCTGGATCCCAAAGGCACATCCCAGATTGACCCCAACTGGGTGGTCCGGCATCAGGGCAAGGAGTTGGTGCAGACTGTCAACTGTGATCCAGGCATTGCTGTTG GTTTCGATGAATTCAGCGCCGTGGACTTCAGTGGAACTTTCTTCATTAACACAGACAGAGATGATGACTACGCTGGGTTTGTGTTTGGTTACCAGTCCAGCTCACGTTTTTACACAGTGATGTGGAAACAGATCACACAGACCTACTGGTCTCACACACCCACAAGAGCTCAAGGCTACTCTGGCCTTTCAATCAAAGTGGTCAACTCCACCACCGGGCCTGGTGAGCACCTGAGGAATGCCCTCTGGCACACTGGAGACACCGCAGGACAG